In a single window of the Armatimonadota bacterium genome:
- a CDS encoding diacylglycerol kinase family lipid kinase — protein sequence MSTVLIYNPTAGRSHPRLFRRGLEQVICEHGLDCEIKSTAKPGDATIFAHQAAEKGAKLIIAAGGDGTINEVVTGMAGSGATLGILPLGTVNVLARELGIPLKINKAIKTILQGHVKNIDIGIANSRCFVLMAGFGFDAEVVANIVQPLKDLIGATAYVLKGLETLARYKATKFTLEMPDNRYSGLAYVVVVANSPTYTYKLKIAPYGSHDDGLLDVLVFEQPVTFKLGFLRQIFELFMQRHVYNKNIRYFKTTSVIVRSEPDTMVQLDGDYFGKTPVAVSISPHALPVLVP from the coding sequence ATGAGCACTGTTCTTATTTACAATCCAACTGCTGGCCGAAGCCATCCGAGGCTGTTTAGAAGGGGATTAGAGCAAGTCATTTGTGAACACGGCTTAGACTGCGAAATCAAGTCAACAGCCAAGCCAGGTGATGCGACGATTTTTGCGCATCAGGCGGCAGAAAAAGGCGCAAAGCTAATAATTGCGGCTGGTGGGGACGGAACAATTAACGAAGTTGTCACTGGAATGGCCGGTTCAGGCGCTACTCTGGGTATTCTACCTCTTGGCACTGTCAATGTTCTTGCCCGCGAGCTTGGAATTCCACTAAAAATCAACAAAGCCATTAAAACTATCCTTCAAGGGCATGTCAAGAACATAGATATTGGCATCGCAAACAGCAGATGCTTTGTGCTGATGGCAGGTTTCGGATTCGATGCCGAAGTAGTCGCAAACATCGTTCAGCCGCTTAAAGACCTCATAGGCGCTACAGCATATGTGCTTAAAGGTCTCGAAACCCTTGCAAGGTACAAGGCAACGAAATTCACCCTTGAAATGCCAGATAACCGCTATTCGGGCTTGGCATACGTCGTGGTGGTTGCAAACTCCCCGACTTACACATACAAGTTGAAAATTGCACCATATGGGTCGCATGACGACGGTCTCCTAGATGTCCTTGTTTTCGAGCAACCAGTAACGTTCAAATTGGGGTTTTTGCGCCAAATTTTTGAACTATTCATGCAAAGGCATGTTTATAACAAAAACATCCGATACTTTAAGACAACAAGCGTGATTGTGCGCTCAGAACCTGACACAATGGTTCAACTCGATGGCGATTATTTCGGCAAAACCCCAGTAGCAGTCTCCATCTCTCCACACGCCCTTCCTGTCCTTGTTCCCTAG
- a CDS encoding DUF1343 domain-containing protein, which translates to MKLGIDELLRNRTLQKAIEGKRLALLGHPASVTHDCMHTLDVLFELPGLKVIAAFGPQHGMRGDKQDNMIESEDYIDPRFGIPVFSLYGEVRRPTSAMLDVFDILIVDLQDVGTRIYTFVTTMTYMLEACAEHKKSMWVLDRPNPAGRPIEGTILEPGWESFIGCGPLIMRHGLTVGEIARWYADLKHLDLDLRVVPMEGYNPNEAPGYGWPILELSWVNPSPNASSLNMARCFPGTVLFEGTTLSEGRGTTTPLEVIGAPDIDFERILKRMRSLAPEWLQGCFIRPCFFEPTFHKHVGKLCSGIQIHTDNDHYKHDHFRPYRIGALALKAIRLEYPDYEIWHNLPYEYETERLAIDLLSGGTFLREWVDNPSSTPADFEARLCPDEQAWAEIRKPYLLY; encoded by the coding sequence ATGAAGCTAGGAATTGACGAATTACTTCGGAATCGAACTTTACAAAAGGCTATCGAAGGCAAAAGGCTAGCTCTTCTTGGGCATCCTGCTTCCGTAACGCATGACTGCATGCATACTTTGGATGTGCTGTTCGAATTACCGGGCTTGAAAGTTATTGCGGCATTTGGGCCACAGCATGGAATGCGCGGCGATAAGCAAGACAACATGATAGAATCGGAGGACTATATCGACCCAAGGTTTGGCATTCCTGTTTTCAGCCTATACGGAGAAGTTCGCCGCCCGACCAGCGCCATGTTGGACGTGTTCGACATACTCATTGTTGACCTTCAAGACGTGGGCACGCGAATTTACACATTTGTTACAACTATGACGTATATGCTTGAGGCCTGCGCTGAACACAAGAAAAGCATGTGGGTGCTTGACAGGCCAAACCCTGCTGGCCGCCCAATCGAAGGAACAATTCTCGAACCTGGTTGGGAAAGTTTTATCGGATGTGGCCCGCTCATCATGCGCCACGGCCTTACCGTTGGTGAGATTGCCCGTTGGTATGCAGACCTCAAACATCTTGATTTGGACCTGAGAGTCGTTCCAATGGAAGGTTACAACCCCAACGAAGCACCGGGGTACGGATGGCCGATTCTAGAACTATCATGGGTCAATCCTAGTCCAAATGCTTCCAGCCTAAACATGGCTCGTTGCTTCCCCGGAACAGTGCTTTTCGAGGGCACAACGCTCTCCGAAGGGCGAGGCACCACAACTCCGCTTGAGGTCATAGGCGCTCCAGATATTGATTTCGAGCGAATACTTAAACGCATGCGCTCCCTCGCACCAGAATGGCTACAGGGATGCTTTATCCGACCGTGCTTCTTCGAGCCAACCTTCCACAAGCACGTCGGCAAACTCTGCTCAGGCATACAAATCCACACGGATAACGATCACTATAAGCACGACCACTTCAGACCATATCGGATTGGCGCACTCGCGCTTAAAGCCATTCGGCTTGAATACCCCGACTATGAAATATGGCACAACCTTCCCTATGAGTATGAAACCGAGCGCCTAGCAATTGACCTACTATCAGGCGGCACATTCCTGCGCGAGTGGGTGGACAATCCGAGCAGTACACCAGCAGACTTTGAGGCTCGTCTTTGTCCTGATGAGCAAGCTTGGGCTGAAATCCGTAAACCATACTTGCTATATTGA
- a CDS encoding Gfo/Idh/MocA family oxidoreductase, which yields MAEKVRIGIVGVGSRGIGLLSILLQFPNTEIRAICDVNDFAVRNALDIIERKAGIRADAHKDWRNLCDRDDLDAVVIATQWEWHAQIAIGAMKAGKYVGVEVPACMTIEECHELIKISEQTSMPCMMLENVNYLRSVLAITRMVREGIFGELIYAEAGYQHDCRSLAFTEDGHLTWRGHFFAEKNGNQYPTHAIGPIAWWLNINRGDRFVRLRSVSSKSRGLREYARAKFGPDHPLANREYAQGDINTTILETANGVTVTLYFDVCSPRPYDPIFRLQGTKGICEGSAERIHIEGMSPKDQWEPLSSYLEKYDHPLWKSMESEALRNAGHGGCDYVVMHEFVKAVRNRTQTPQDVYDAVTWSAIIPLSFESVKNGGTPVEFPDFTSGRWKTTLPLSV from the coding sequence ATGGCAGAAAAGGTTAGAATAGGCATCGTTGGCGTTGGGTCACGCGGGATTGGTCTCTTAAGCATTTTGCTCCAATTCCCAAACACAGAAATCCGAGCAATCTGCGACGTCAACGACTTTGCCGTTAGAAATGCCCTAGACATAATTGAGCGAAAGGCCGGCATCAGAGCGGACGCGCACAAAGATTGGCGCAACCTATGCGACCGAGACGACCTGGATGCGGTAGTAATTGCTACTCAATGGGAATGGCATGCACAAATCGCAATTGGCGCAATGAAGGCCGGCAAATATGTAGGAGTAGAAGTCCCTGCATGCATGACAATCGAAGAATGCCATGAGCTTATAAAAATATCAGAGCAGACCAGCATGCCCTGCATGATGCTAGAAAACGTAAACTACCTCCGCAGTGTGCTTGCCATTACGAGAATGGTGCGAGAGGGAATCTTCGGTGAGTTGATTTATGCTGAAGCAGGCTATCAGCATGACTGCCGCTCGCTGGCTTTTACAGAAGATGGACATCTCACTTGGCGCGGGCATTTCTTTGCAGAAAAGAACGGCAATCAGTATCCTACCCATGCCATTGGGCCTATCGCATGGTGGCTCAACATCAATAGAGGTGACCGATTTGTCCGTCTGAGAAGTGTGAGCTCGAAGTCTCGTGGGCTGAGGGAATACGCACGGGCGAAGTTTGGGCCCGACCATCCGCTCGCTAACCGCGAATATGCCCAGGGTGATATCAATACAACTATCCTCGAGACCGCAAACGGCGTGACTGTAACTCTCTACTTCGATGTATGTTCGCCCCGCCCTTATGACCCCATCTTCCGCCTGCAGGGAACAAAGGGAATTTGCGAGGGAAGCGCTGAACGAATCCACATCGAAGGAATGTCACCCAAAGACCAGTGGGAACCCTTAAGTTCGTATTTGGAAAAGTATGACCACCCACTTTGGAAAAGCATGGAGTCAGAAGCGCTTAGAAATGCTGGCCATGGTGGTTGCGATTATGTAGTAATGCATGAATTTGTAAAAGCAGTTCGCAATCGCACACAAACACCCCAAGATGTCTACGATGCAGTAACCTGGAGTGCGATTATCCCGCTTTCCTTCGAGTCAGTAAAAAATGGCGGCACACCTGTGGAATTCCCCGATTTCACATCTGGCAGGTGGAAAACCACCCTGCCACTCTCGGTTTAA
- a CDS encoding ExsB family transcriptional regulator: MVKEIKVQELDPERFISEKVKEIRDIVGDGMAINALSGGVDSSTVTMLGHIALGDRLKTVFIDNGIMRENEPKNVQSLFRELGVKVDIVDARNEFFTALKGITDPEEKREAITQTFYKKVFGRIVKESGAKYLLQGTILTDVDETVAGIKRQHNVFEQLGIDPQSAFGYKIIEPLIQLRKDGVRKLAEALGLPAKVYERIPFPGPALAARVIGEVTPERIETVRKATAIVERLLIETGAFQYMAILHEDKVTGIRNGKREFGQQIEIRCWDSVDARIATPTRLSFDILEKLAFEITSKVPGVVSVTYNITPKPPSTIEAV; this comes from the coding sequence ATGGTCAAGGAAATCAAAGTGCAGGAACTTGATCCCGAGCGCTTCATAAGCGAAAAGGTCAAAGAGATTAGAGATATAGTAGGCGATGGCATGGCAATTAACGCTCTTTCAGGAGGCGTAGATTCGTCAACAGTCACCATGCTAGGACACATTGCCTTAGGCGACCGACTAAAAACAGTTTTCATTGATAACGGCATTATGCGCGAAAACGAACCCAAAAACGTGCAAAGCCTATTTCGCGAACTTGGAGTAAAGGTTGACATAGTCGACGCTCGAAACGAGTTCTTTACAGCCCTCAAAGGAATCACCGATCCAGAAGAAAAGCGTGAAGCGATCACTCAGACCTTTTATAAAAAGGTATTCGGCCGAATTGTGAAGGAAAGCGGGGCAAAATACTTGCTCCAGGGCACGATTCTAACCGATGTTGATGAAACGGTTGCAGGCATCAAACGCCAGCACAACGTTTTCGAGCAACTTGGCATCGACCCACAGTCAGCATTTGGCTATAAAATCATTGAGCCACTTATCCAACTCAGAAAAGATGGGGTTCGCAAGCTAGCAGAAGCATTGGGACTGCCAGCCAAGGTATATGAGCGCATTCCATTCCCAGGCCCTGCATTAGCTGCTCGCGTGATTGGCGAGGTTACGCCCGAGCGTATAGAAACTGTAAGAAAAGCGACAGCCATTGTCGAGCGCCTGCTAATAGAAACCGGCGCGTTTCAGTATATGGCTATTCTCCATGAGGATAAGGTTACAGGCATTCGTAATGGGAAGCGCGAATTTGGCCAGCAAATAGAAATTCGATGTTGGGACAGCGTTGATGCGCGAATCGCCACTCCTACAAGACTTTCCTTTGACATACTAGAGAAATTAGCCTTTGAAATCACAAGCAAGGTGCCCGGCGTGGTGAGTGTAACATACAACATTACGCCGAAACCACCTTCCACTATTGAGGCAGTCTGA
- a CDS encoding glutamine--tRNA ligase/YqeY domain fusion protein encodes MKGKREVSSDSPTDFIREAIIEDLRSGRFDHVHTRFPPEPNAYLHIGHAKAVWINYGIAQEFGGLFNLRFDDTNPATEEKEFVDAIIEDVRWLGVDWGDRLFFASDYFEQMYEWAIELIKKGKAYVCDLSAEELSRTRGTPTEPGIESPYRNRSVEENLDLFKRMRAGEFPDGARTLRAKIDMSSPNMNLRDPVMYRIMHKAHHRQGNKWCIYPMYDWAHGLEDSIEGITHSLCSLEYENHRPLYDWFLDQLGIYHPRQIEFARLNLSYTVMSKRRFIELVNGGYVNGYDDPRLPTLAGLRRRGYTPEAIREFCRRIGVAKTESVVDIAVLEDCIRDDLNKRAERRMAVMNPLKVVLVNYPEDQVEELDVINNPEDPSSGTRKVPFSRELYIERDDFREEPPPKFFRLAPGREVRLRNAYFIKCEKVVKEKNGEVKELHCTYDPATRGGDAPDGRKVKATLHWVSARHAVQAEARLYDHLFLKPDPDDVEPGQSYLSNLNPNSLVVTDCFVEPSVVGSKPGTKYQFERIGYFCVDKDSTPERLVFNRTVTLRDTWAKIEKSLKTGS; translated from the coding sequence ATGAAGGGAAAAAGAGAAGTATCTAGCGACAGCCCGACCGACTTTATCCGGGAGGCTATAATAGAGGATCTTCGTAGTGGGCGGTTTGACCACGTTCATACTCGATTTCCTCCTGAGCCGAATGCCTATTTGCATATCGGCCATGCTAAGGCTGTGTGGATTAACTATGGCATTGCGCAGGAGTTTGGGGGGCTTTTCAACCTTAGGTTCGATGATACCAATCCAGCAACAGAAGAGAAAGAATTTGTGGATGCCATTATAGAGGATGTTCGCTGGCTAGGTGTGGATTGGGGTGACCGCTTGTTTTTTGCTTCGGACTACTTTGAGCAGATGTATGAATGGGCAATTGAACTTATAAAAAAAGGCAAGGCATATGTTTGCGACCTTTCTGCAGAAGAGCTTAGCAGAACGCGAGGTACTCCAACGGAGCCTGGTATCGAAAGCCCCTATCGTAATCGTAGTGTTGAAGAGAACCTCGACCTCTTCAAGCGTATGCGGGCAGGTGAATTTCCTGATGGTGCGCGCACCTTGCGGGCGAAGATTGACATGTCTTCGCCAAACATGAACTTGCGCGACCCAGTTATGTATCGGATTATGCACAAAGCCCACCACCGCCAGGGAAATAAATGGTGCATTTATCCCATGTATGACTGGGCTCATGGCCTCGAAGACTCAATCGAGGGAATTACCCATTCCCTATGCTCACTGGAATACGAAAATCATCGCCCGCTTTATGATTGGTTCCTTGATCAATTGGGGATTTATCATCCGCGACAAATCGAATTTGCGCGCCTTAATCTCTCTTATACCGTTATGAGCAAGCGGCGGTTTATCGAGCTTGTAAACGGCGGCTATGTAAATGGATATGATGACCCTCGGCTGCCAACGCTGGCCGGTCTTCGAAGACGTGGCTATACACCCGAAGCAATTCGGGAGTTCTGCAGGAGAATTGGGGTTGCCAAAACCGAGAGCGTAGTTGATATTGCCGTTTTGGAGGATTGCATTCGAGATGATCTTAATAAACGCGCAGAGCGACGGATGGCGGTAATGAATCCGCTCAAGGTTGTTTTGGTTAATTATCCCGAAGACCAAGTTGAGGAGCTAGATGTTATCAACAACCCGGAAGACCCTAGCTCTGGAACTCGCAAAGTACCGTTCTCGCGCGAGCTTTATATCGAGCGCGATGACTTTCGTGAAGAGCCGCCGCCAAAATTCTTCCGATTAGCGCCCGGACGTGAGGTAAGGCTTCGGAATGCTTATTTCATCAAGTGTGAAAAGGTTGTCAAAGAAAAAAATGGCGAAGTAAAGGAACTGCACTGCACGTATGACCCAGCTACTCGCGGCGGAGATGCACCCGACGGCCGCAAGGTAAAAGCAACGTTGCATTGGGTTTCTGCCCGGCATGCTGTCCAAGCTGAGGCAAGGCTCTACGATCATCTATTCCTGAAGCCGGATCCAGATGATGTGGAGCCTGGGCAAAGTTATTTATCAAACCTTAATCCAAATTCGCTTGTGGTGACCGATTGCTTTGTTGAACCTAGCGTTGTTGGCTCGAAACCCGGCACGAAATACCAATTTGAGCGCATAGGATACTTTTGCGTAGACAAGGATTCTACTCCCGAGAGGTTGGTTTTCAACCGCACAGTTACACTTCGCGATACGTGGGCAAAAATCGAAAAGTCGCTAAAGACGGGGAGTTGA
- a CDS encoding GerMN domain-containing protein, which produces MKGMRFPFHLILPLTLFLSLLLGGACQSGTVYFLSQDGSMVGINDPAIADPISALSALAAGPEMVYGAGGLGSAIPRGTKIKGMNIEGDTVVVDFSEEVLAGLDEARLEAIFKQTKATVEQFIPRKSIRLTVNGELMSNFLPPAPEIEPAGATEPTGEVGIQSLSGRSITLSPGHGIYWNGSGWYTARPVYCAPLDQEDFHNLTYSIYLKSYLEADGMLVKMVRCTDKNYGTCPLSNQDWWKMGASYWLQHVGYPCSVYASYTGDCTLGTGASESSDDIRARPLASDYDNTNIYISLHKWLSR; this is translated from the coding sequence ATGAAAGGCATGCGTTTTCCATTCCACCTTATTTTGCCCCTGACTCTTTTTCTAAGCTTGCTCTTAGGAGGAGCGTGCCAGTCAGGCACGGTGTATTTCTTGAGCCAGGACGGCTCAATGGTCGGCATCAATGACCCTGCAATAGCGGATCCAATCTCCGCCCTAAGCGCACTTGCTGCAGGGCCTGAGATGGTATACGGTGCTGGCGGGCTAGGTTCAGCGATCCCAAGGGGCACGAAAATCAAAGGCATGAATATTGAGGGGGACACGGTAGTAGTGGACTTCTCCGAAGAGGTGCTAGCGGGGCTTGACGAAGCTAGGTTAGAGGCAATCTTCAAGCAAACGAAGGCAACAGTGGAGCAGTTCATCCCAAGAAAAAGCATAAGGCTCACAGTCAATGGAGAACTTATGTCGAACTTCCTGCCGCCTGCGCCCGAAATCGAGCCTGCTGGAGCAACTGAGCCCACCGGCGAAGTTGGCATTCAATCTCTAAGCGGACGGAGCATAACGCTCTCACCAGGCCATGGTATATACTGGAATGGCAGTGGTTGGTATACAGCCCGTCCCGTCTACTGTGCGCCACTTGACCAGGAGGACTTCCATAACCTTACTTACTCGATATATCTAAAGTCTTACCTTGAAGCCGACGGCATGCTTGTCAAGATGGTCCGTTGTACAGACAAGAACTATGGTACTTGTCCGCTTTCCAATCAGGATTGGTGGAAAATGGGTGCATCCTACTGGCTCCAGCATGTAGGATATCCGTGTAGTGTATATGCTAGCTATACTGGCGACTGCACGTTAGGAACTGGTGCCAGCGAATCAAGTGACGATATACGTGCGAGACCACTTGCCTCAGACTACGACAACACAAACATTTACATTTCCCTCCACAAATGGCTATCAAGGTGA
- the glmS gene encoding glutamine--fructose-6-phosphate transaminase (isomerizing), whose translation MCGIVGFIGSRNCVSSLLDQLSKLEYRGYDSAGIAVVADHSLKVVKTVGKIKDLRKIIGDLSGNLGICHTRWATHGAPSTPNSHPHTSCGGDIAVVHNGIVENYLELREKLTKEGHVFKSETDTETIAHLVEKYYKGDLLEAVREAVKEIEGSYAIGVIHKDHPDILVAARKDSPLIVGIGKGENYIASDIPALLGHTREFMVLEDGDLALLTKDNITLTSVSGAPVKREVLQITWDANAAEKGGYEHFMIKEIHEQPAVIKEALRGRLTADDTVSLEETKLTPEQLKRFNRIYIVACGTAYYAGCVGKYFFEKVLGVPVEVDLASEFRYRGPILDDKSLVIAISQSGETADTLAAVRLAKKFGSTTVAVVNVIGSSLYRECDSILYTRAGPEICVASTKAYITQIIGLYLMGIYLARARGTMSLEQEKEYVKELRKLPEVAERAMQTEDQIKEIAKALAPQEHAYFLGRGLDYAVGLEGALKLKEISYIHAEAYAAGEMKHGPLALITKGTWVIVPVTQEHVREKTISNIKEMQARGATILALLKEGDPDLSHVVDYVVWVPKVHDLFMPVPTMIPLQLLAYWTSQILNREIDQPRNLAKSVTVE comes from the coding sequence ATGTGTGGAATTGTTGGATTTATTGGAAGCAGGAACTGCGTATCATCCCTGCTTGACCAACTTTCAAAGCTAGAGTACAGAGGCTATGACTCGGCAGGCATTGCAGTTGTGGCAGACCATTCTTTGAAAGTCGTCAAGACTGTCGGAAAGATCAAAGATCTCCGAAAAATTATTGGCGACCTAAGCGGGAATTTAGGAATCTGCCACACTCGATGGGCAACCCATGGTGCACCATCAACCCCAAACTCACATCCCCATACAAGCTGCGGAGGCGACATTGCAGTGGTCCACAACGGCATCGTAGAGAACTACCTTGAATTGCGAGAAAAGCTCACAAAAGAGGGACATGTCTTCAAATCTGAGACTGATACAGAAACAATCGCCCACCTAGTCGAAAAGTATTACAAGGGCGATCTCCTCGAAGCCGTTCGAGAGGCCGTAAAAGAGATAGAAGGATCATACGCAATAGGCGTCATTCACAAAGACCATCCTGACATCTTGGTAGCAGCTCGGAAAGATAGTCCACTAATCGTCGGCATAGGGAAAGGTGAAAACTACATTGCCTCAGATATCCCAGCGCTTCTTGGCCATACCCGTGAATTCATGGTACTAGAAGACGGCGACCTAGCCCTCCTAACGAAAGATAATATCACACTTACTTCTGTTTCAGGAGCTCCGGTCAAGCGCGAGGTATTGCAGATTACGTGGGACGCCAACGCCGCGGAAAAAGGTGGCTACGAGCACTTCATGATAAAGGAGATACATGAGCAACCAGCGGTCATCAAAGAGGCTCTGCGAGGCAGACTAACCGCTGACGACACCGTGAGTCTTGAAGAAACAAAACTCACGCCCGAACAACTTAAGAGGTTCAATCGCATTTACATTGTTGCATGCGGGACTGCGTACTATGCCGGTTGTGTGGGAAAATATTTCTTCGAGAAAGTACTTGGCGTGCCAGTTGAAGTTGATTTGGCATCCGAATTCCGATATCGTGGCCCAATACTAGACGATAAAAGCTTGGTAATCGCTATAAGCCAATCGGGTGAGACCGCGGACACGCTAGCTGCAGTTCGTCTAGCGAAGAAGTTCGGCTCTACAACTGTGGCAGTTGTAAACGTAATCGGAAGCTCGTTATACAGAGAATGCGACAGCATTCTTTATACTCGTGCAGGGCCTGAAATCTGCGTTGCATCAACAAAAGCATACATCACTCAGATAATCGGCCTCTACCTGATGGGTATCTACCTTGCCCGCGCAAGAGGCACAATGTCTCTTGAACAAGAAAAGGAATACGTCAAAGAGCTGCGAAAGCTCCCTGAAGTAGCTGAGAGAGCAATGCAGACCGAAGACCAGATAAAGGAAATTGCAAAGGCACTGGCTCCCCAGGAACACGCATACTTCCTTGGTCGTGGCTTGGACTACGCAGTCGGTTTGGAAGGTGCGCTCAAACTTAAAGAAATTTCCTATATTCATGCCGAGGCATACGCCGCTGGCGAGATGAAACATGGCCCACTTGCATTAATTACAAAAGGCACTTGGGTAATCGTTCCGGTAACCCAAGAGCATGTGCGTGAGAAAACAATCTCGAACATCAAGGAAATGCAAGCTAGGGGAGCAACCATACTGGCGCTTCTCAAGGAAGGTGATCCCGACCTGAGCCATGTTGTTGACTATGTGGTCTGGGTGCCAAAGGTACACGACCTATTCATGCCTGTGCCAACTATGATTCCACTTCAGTTGCTTGCATACTGGACATCCCAAATATTAAATCGCGAGATTGACCAGCCTAGGAACCTGGCAAAGAGCGTGACAGTAGAATAA
- a CDS encoding phosphatidate cytidylyltransferase, protein MIMRFVSGIIGIPLMILSLLVWKGTPFILAIGLLSLLGLNEFYRGVRRTGAEPQEWLGVGCVILFLFAARERFNPPVILMPGVLTFFIISSLSIELLKRDRAPIRNLGVTYLGVIYVGWLFSYLVALQSIPGKTQMKITGFEVPWGAWLVLFVVFAAWAADTGAYLIGRKWGYHKMTPVLSPGKSWEGALAGITWSVAMCVVMGLLVSMPWVHILVLGVSIALVSLVGDLVESSLKRELGLKDFGSVLPGHGGILDRFDGLFFAAPFFYYYVTLVMKF, encoded by the coding sequence ATGATTATGCGCTTTGTCAGCGGGATTATTGGCATTCCGCTGATGATTCTCTCGCTTCTCGTATGGAAGGGAACACCCTTCATCTTAGCTATTGGATTGCTTTCGCTGCTAGGGTTGAACGAGTTCTACCGAGGTGTGCGCAGGACCGGCGCCGAACCCCAGGAATGGCTTGGCGTTGGGTGTGTAATACTTTTCCTTTTTGCCGCACGAGAGAGGTTCAATCCACCAGTGATTTTAATGCCGGGCGTTTTGACCTTCTTTATAATTTCCAGCTTGTCCATTGAGCTCTTAAAACGCGACCGGGCCCCGATTCGGAATCTCGGTGTGACATACCTGGGAGTAATCTATGTCGGCTGGCTGTTCTCCTATCTAGTGGCTCTCCAAAGCATCCCAGGAAAAACCCAAATGAAAATCACTGGCTTCGAGGTTCCATGGGGAGCATGGCTTGTACTATTTGTCGTTTTCGCAGCATGGGCGGCGGATACTGGAGCATACTTGATAGGTCGAAAATGGGGTTATCATAAAATGACACCAGTTCTAAGCCCCGGGAAAAGCTGGGAGGGTGCACTTGCTGGCATCACATGGTCCGTCGCTATGTGCGTGGTTATGGGGCTACTCGTCTCGATGCCGTGGGTCCACATTTTGGTGCTTGGCGTTAGCATCGCACTCGTAAGCTTGGTTGGCGACCTGGTAGAATCATCCTTGAAGCGCGAACTTGGACTCAAAGACTTTGGCAGCGTCCTACCGGGCCATGGGGGAATTCTTGACCGCTTTGATGGTCTTTTCTTTGCGGCTCCGTTCTTCTATTACTACGTCACACTTGTTATGAAATTTTAG